A genomic region of Alicyclobacillus sp. SO9 contains the following coding sequences:
- a CDS encoding HAD family hydrolase, with protein sequence MTKLFAIDLDGTLLGSNHDLSEQSRRVIREVLLRGYYVTLVTGRISRSARLYARFLGIDGPLICLNGANVVDAGSGELMYGQPMEERSVKRLLRMAESMQIPYLLYGQHYLITNVENEVSRRWRLRSMVRPAGFSGSSTGQWQHVPLLVQSADNLSEAVYKVSLECSSESIQQEVLAQVKGLENLCVKLADPWRVHFTNHGVHKLHALHYLRGLLNISLDDIVAFGNADNDLEMLTGVGYGVAVGNATETIRNSVDIHAASNDELGVANKILEIIERESGSSVSYSI encoded by the coding sequence ATGACAAAACTGTTCGCAATTGATCTCGATGGAACTCTGCTGGGTTCCAATCACGATTTATCTGAGCAATCACGCCGAGTTATTCGAGAAGTGCTTCTGAGAGGCTATTACGTGACTCTGGTTACGGGGCGAATCAGCCGTTCCGCTCGCTTGTACGCCCGCTTCCTTGGCATCGATGGTCCGCTTATTTGTTTGAACGGAGCAAACGTTGTAGATGCAGGAAGCGGAGAACTCATGTACGGCCAACCGATGGAGGAGAGGTCTGTAAAACGCCTTTTGCGTATGGCTGAATCGATGCAGATTCCCTACCTGCTCTATGGTCAGCACTATTTAATTACTAATGTTGAGAACGAAGTGAGTCGTCGTTGGCGGCTGCGGAGTATGGTGAGACCGGCCGGGTTTTCAGGTTCCTCGACGGGTCAATGGCAACATGTTCCGTTGTTGGTACAATCCGCAGATAATCTGAGCGAGGCAGTTTATAAGGTGAGTTTGGAGTGCAGTTCTGAATCGATACAACAAGAAGTTCTGGCACAAGTCAAAGGCCTGGAGAACCTGTGCGTCAAACTGGCGGACCCGTGGAGAGTTCATTTTACAAATCACGGCGTGCACAAATTACATGCACTTCACTATCTACGAGGACTACTTAATATTTCATTAGATGACATTGTCGCTTTTGGCAATGCAGATAACGACCTGGAAATGCTCACGGGTGTCGGTTACGGCGTTGCTGTGGGAAATGCTACAGAAACGATTCGCAATAGCGTAGACATACACGCGGCATCAAACGACGAACTTGGTGTGGCGAATAAAATTCTTGAGATTATAGAAAGAGAGAGTGGTAGCAGTGTCTCGTATTCAATCTAA
- a CDS encoding fibronectin type III domain-containing protein yields MNGTLYAGTGGIGVYKYDAAAGTWRPVGSKLSSAYIDSMTSMNGVLYVGTDGNGAFAYMTSGWTRIGKTANLSGNATDSTNRVDAMGDINGVLYAGTYGQNVYKYQGGNWSPVGNSLGRGFGADFGITSLLVINSSAGGNTLYAADGASGVYSIPVQPPIALNLSHKNVTQTGWYEYWPAVNGASTYNLYIDGKEVATGLNSPSYTVTGEQPNTTYQVQVTAVNAGGESIKSAADTVKTLPAPPSVPAVPSAPLNLNHKNVTQTGWYEYWPAVNGASTYNLYIDGKEVATGLHNPNYTVTGEQPSTTYQVQVTAVNASGESIKSAVDNVTTLNNQQVVPAATKPVTGFPALPWVTGGFLSVVLGGWVLWWTRRHVE; encoded by the coding sequence ATGAACGGCACCTTATATGCCGGCACGGGCGGCATCGGGGTCTACAAATATGATGCCGCTGCGGGAACATGGAGGCCTGTCGGATCAAAGCTTTCTTCAGCTTACATAGATTCCATGACGAGTATGAATGGCGTGTTGTACGTCGGAACTGACGGCAACGGTGCATTCGCATATATGACATCTGGATGGACCCGAATAGGAAAGACAGCCAATCTCTCCGGGAACGCGACGGATTCGACAAATCGCGTCGATGCCATGGGAGATATCAACGGTGTCTTGTATGCCGGCACATACGGACAGAATGTATACAAGTACCAAGGAGGAAACTGGTCTCCGGTTGGGAATAGTCTGGGAAGAGGATTTGGGGCAGATTTTGGCATTACTTCTCTATTGGTCATAAATAGTTCTGCAGGGGGGAACACACTCTACGCTGCCGACGGTGCCAGCGGTGTGTACTCAATACCTGTTCAACCGCCCATCGCTTTGAACCTGAGTCACAAGAATGTGACGCAAACAGGCTGGTACGAATACTGGCCGGCGGTCAATGGGGCCAGTACCTATAACCTGTACATTGACGGCAAAGAGGTTGCCACAGGTCTGAACAGCCCCAGTTACACGGTGACGGGAGAACAGCCCAACACGACCTACCAAGTGCAAGTCACGGCGGTAAACGCGGGCGGTGAAAGCATCAAGTCTGCAGCAGACACTGTGAAAACACTACCTGCGCCGCCGTCGGTACCTGCGGTACCCAGTGCGCCGCTCAACCTGAACCATAAGAATGTGACGCAGACAGGCTGGTACGAATACTGGCCGGCGGTGAATGGGGCCAGTACCTACAACCTGTACATTGACGGCAAGGAAGTCGCCACAGGCCTGCACAACCCGAATTACACGGTGACGGGAGAACAGCCAAGCACGACCTACCAAGTACAGGTCACGGCGGTAAACGCGAGCGGTGAGAGCATTAAGTCTGCTGTCGATAATGTAACTACACTTAATAATCAGCAGGTTGTACCGGCAGCGACGAAACCTGTGACAGGTTTTCCAGCTTTGCCGTGGGTTACTGGAGGCTTTCTCAGTGTGGTTCTCGGAGGATGGGTGCTGTGGTGGACACGTCGTCACGTGGAATAA
- a CDS encoding heavy metal-binding domain-containing protein, producing the protein MGLFGRFGNNSGASKENQKRQREQAEQTLRALESGQIPQYVRDRIEAREAQAIPWTSDLGVSDFLLLKQYKLQPLGMVMGSSIYHIGYTARSFSGSWQSGFIPSIEQALLSGRELALQRMKQEAQLMGAHAVVGVQLKNHIPDVNSHETEFTAFGTAVVLEGKEPPSEPILCTVSASDFVKLIHSGSVPISVGLGVAAFYQYTTRQDNWQSRSWSNQEMLTYTDSVYETRHAAMSKLRQQISQLGGTGILAHETNLGVYEVEVERGENDERTDHILEFIATGTIVSSVHYEKYPHIETVLSLNKQKPRPQYGRRGTGV; encoded by the coding sequence ATGGGGCTGTTCGGCCGGTTTGGGAACAATTCAGGAGCGTCGAAAGAGAACCAAAAGCGTCAGCGAGAGCAGGCAGAACAAACGCTTCGGGCACTGGAGAGCGGACAAATTCCTCAGTATGTACGAGATCGGATAGAAGCGCGGGAAGCACAAGCCATCCCTTGGACGAGTGATTTGGGTGTTAGCGATTTTCTTCTGTTAAAACAGTATAAACTACAGCCTCTCGGTATGGTCATGGGAAGTTCCATCTATCATATTGGGTACACAGCCCGGAGTTTCAGCGGATCGTGGCAATCAGGTTTCATCCCATCAATTGAGCAAGCCCTTCTGTCAGGGCGGGAATTGGCTCTTCAGAGGATGAAACAGGAAGCGCAGTTGATGGGCGCCCACGCTGTAGTTGGGGTGCAGTTAAAAAACCACATTCCTGATGTGAACAGCCATGAAACGGAATTTACTGCATTCGGAACAGCGGTCGTCCTGGAGGGCAAGGAACCCCCGTCGGAACCAATTTTGTGTACGGTGTCGGCATCCGACTTCGTTAAGTTAATCCATTCTGGCTCTGTTCCGATTTCAGTCGGACTCGGGGTGGCAGCGTTTTATCAATATACAACACGACAAGATAATTGGCAGTCACGCAGTTGGTCTAATCAGGAAATGCTGACTTATACAGACTCCGTTTATGAGACGCGTCATGCTGCAATGAGCAAGTTGCGCCAGCAGATTTCACAACTGGGCGGTACCGGAATACTGGCACATGAAACCAATTTGGGCGTCTATGAGGTGGAGGTGGAGCGAGGCGAGAATGATGAAAGAACCGATCACATTCTCGAATTTATTGCTACTGGAACAATTGTCTCGTCAGTTCATTATGAAAAATATCCACATATTGAAACGGTTCTTTCGTTGAACAAACAAAAACCAAGACCGCAATACGGCAGGAGGGGTACGGGTGTCTAA
- a CDS encoding ABC transporter substrate-binding protein: MSRIQSKVHSKLHSKLHSKLPAKSVLGLGAVLAVSTSALAGCGQSVSAQSTSGNGSSVSGTLNWYTSEPLKDAQKFKTAFEKKYPKVHVKVFRSGTEQVVSKIMTEQKAGKVQADVVLLADAPTFQIFKDKGMLLSYHSPEDSKIPKEFIDKNYDFVGTKAIVTGIIYNTNLVHTPPTDWSSLYAPSAKGQVTMPSPNYSGAAAYNLGVLTRSKGIGWNFYKQLHKNQVVVGKGNGGVVTKVAQGQMKYGMVIGFMAESAKQKGSPVNFVYPKSGSPVITEPVGIMKDTHNKAAAEAFENFLLSAQGQKMAVQMDYVPLRKEIAPPKGLKSISDFKVLSVSTKTLADNRSQDKKKFASLMQ, encoded by the coding sequence GTGTCTCGTATTCAATCTAAGGTTCATTCTAAGCTTCATTCTAAGCTTCATTCTAAGCTTCCTGCCAAATCTGTTTTGGGACTTGGTGCAGTTCTCGCTGTGTCTACGTCTGCCTTGGCCGGATGCGGACAGAGCGTATCTGCACAAAGTACGTCGGGCAACGGCAGTTCAGTGTCTGGGACTCTGAACTGGTATACGTCTGAGCCCTTAAAGGATGCACAGAAATTTAAAACCGCGTTTGAAAAGAAGTATCCAAAGGTTCATGTCAAGGTTTTTCGTTCAGGCACAGAACAGGTTGTTAGTAAAATTATGACAGAACAGAAAGCGGGAAAGGTTCAAGCTGACGTAGTGTTGCTAGCGGACGCTCCTACTTTCCAGATTTTTAAAGACAAAGGGATGCTGCTGTCCTATCATTCTCCGGAAGACAGTAAGATTCCGAAAGAGTTCATCGACAAAAACTACGATTTCGTCGGGACGAAGGCGATTGTGACCGGAATTATCTACAACACAAACCTGGTCCACACGCCACCCACGGATTGGAGCAGTCTTTACGCTCCATCAGCAAAAGGTCAAGTCACAATGCCAAGCCCCAACTATTCCGGTGCTGCGGCCTATAACCTGGGTGTTTTGACGCGTAGTAAAGGAATCGGCTGGAATTTCTACAAACAGCTGCACAAGAACCAGGTTGTGGTCGGGAAAGGCAACGGAGGTGTGGTTACAAAAGTCGCCCAAGGACAGATGAAGTACGGGATGGTTATTGGATTTATGGCTGAGAGTGCTAAGCAAAAGGGATCGCCCGTAAACTTCGTGTATCCTAAGTCCGGCAGCCCAGTCATTACGGAGCCTGTGGGGATCATGAAGGACACGCATAACAAAGCGGCTGCAGAAGCGTTTGAAAACTTCCTGTTGTCTGCACAGGGCCAGAAGATGGCTGTGCAGATGGATTATGTCCCGCTCAGAAAAGAAATTGCACCGCCGAAAGGTCTTAAATCTATTTCAGATTTTAAAGTGCTTTCTGTCAGCACAAAAACACTAGCTGACAACCGCAGTCAGGACAAGAAAAAATTCGCATCACTGATGCAATAA
- a CDS encoding PspA/IM30 family protein: protein MGIFKRAARIVEANVNKLMDRLEDPNETLDLSYEKMVVNLQEIKKHLADVVAEEQRLQTQLDKSQEAMQNHEQTAREALQLDREDLAKEALYRKQDEATRWKQLKEDHRKITQQVEKLKATERKYREHIRNFGTKKDVTKATYQAAEGRVKASESLADASREAGSAGSNLRRAEEKTEDMAARAEAVDELTANGVFHDADDGDAITRELEGLSQESAVENDLQRLKKEGKEE from the coding sequence ATGGGGATTTTCAAAAGGGCTGCGCGAATTGTGGAGGCCAACGTTAATAAGCTGATGGACCGTTTGGAAGACCCCAATGAAACGCTGGATTTGAGTTACGAAAAAATGGTTGTAAACCTTCAGGAGATTAAAAAGCACTTGGCGGATGTCGTTGCAGAGGAACAACGTCTGCAAACACAGTTGGACAAATCGCAAGAGGCAATGCAGAACCACGAACAGACTGCCCGCGAAGCACTGCAGCTTGACAGAGAAGATTTGGCGAAGGAAGCACTCTACCGCAAACAAGATGAGGCAACACGGTGGAAGCAACTAAAGGAAGACCACAGGAAAATTACACAGCAAGTTGAGAAATTGAAAGCCACAGAAAGGAAATACAGAGAACACATTCGGAACTTTGGAACGAAGAAAGACGTCACAAAGGCAACCTACCAAGCGGCGGAAGGCCGGGTTAAAGCCAGCGAATCGTTGGCGGACGCTTCGCGTGAAGCCGGATCTGCAGGGAGCAATCTTCGCCGTGCAGAGGAGAAGACGGAGGATATGGCTGCTCGTGCAGAAGCTGTGGATGAGCTAACGGCGAACGGTGTTTTCCATGATGCTGACGACGGGGATGCTATTACTCGGGAACTCGAAGGCCTCAGTCAAGAGTCTGCTGTAGAGAATGATTTGCAGAGGTTGAAAAAGGAAGGTAAAGAAGAATAG
- a CDS encoding ABC-F family ATP-binding cassette domain-containing protein, whose translation MTNILSAENIYKSYGEKILIKNASFGIDEGDRVGLIGVNGTGKSTLLRMTAGLEEAESGRITLNGKANIHYLPQEPEFTDESSVLDAVFQGDSEEMKLLRDYEKTLPELEQNPQSRSLQDKLIRLQTKLDTLDAWNLDYEAKAILARLGITKIHAHVGSLSGGQRKRIALARALIQPSDLLILDEPTNHIDDENAVWLENYLLQRKGALLLVTHDRYFLDRVVNRIFELDGGSLYQYPGNYNTFLERKLERETSQKSSEEKRQNFLRNELEWIQRGPRARGTKQKARTQQYYEVLEQTPDAVEENLELSSASTRLGKTVIEMEHITQSYEETAPLIKDFSYIVLRDDRIGIIGPNGMGKSTLLKLMAKKLQPDEGSVTIGSTVKIGYFSQDHSGLPAEAKAIDFIRDEAEYVETADGETISAAQMMERFLFPGYLQYTPISKLSGGEKRRLTLLRMLMSAPNVLLLDEPTNDLDIPTLSVLESYLSDFSGAVIVVSHDRYFLDKVTKKIFAFEGKDEAGTAVIKTYLGNFSDYVAKKEQEPASRVSPKEQPADNTAKAKLHEDRNKPKLSFKEQKEYEGIEDRIAEVESSLEEITKEMNRAGSNHGKLQELYTQQQELEQKLDYLLERWTYLNEIVESMDS comes from the coding sequence ATGACCAATATTCTGTCAGCTGAGAATATCTATAAGAGCTACGGAGAGAAAATTCTGATAAAAAATGCCTCATTTGGCATTGACGAAGGCGATAGAGTGGGCCTCATTGGTGTCAATGGTACAGGGAAATCCACTTTGCTGAGAATGACCGCCGGACTCGAGGAGGCAGAGTCCGGAAGAATTACGCTAAACGGCAAGGCAAACATACACTACTTACCGCAAGAACCCGAATTTACTGATGAAAGCAGCGTGCTGGACGCCGTTTTCCAAGGCGATTCCGAAGAGATGAAACTGCTTCGCGACTATGAAAAAACACTGCCGGAACTGGAGCAAAATCCGCAGTCACGTTCCTTGCAGGATAAACTCATAAGGTTGCAGACAAAATTGGATACGCTCGATGCGTGGAACCTCGATTACGAAGCAAAAGCCATTTTGGCGCGGTTAGGTATTACGAAAATTCATGCACATGTAGGCTCACTGTCAGGGGGACAGCGAAAGCGTATTGCGCTGGCAAGGGCTTTGATTCAGCCCTCTGACCTCCTGATTTTAGACGAGCCGACGAACCACATTGATGATGAGAATGCGGTGTGGCTGGAAAACTATTTATTGCAGCGAAAGGGTGCACTCCTGTTAGTAACCCATGACAGGTATTTTCTCGACAGAGTTGTCAACCGCATCTTCGAATTAGACGGCGGCTCCCTGTATCAATATCCGGGAAACTACAACACCTTTCTCGAACGTAAACTTGAGCGGGAAACAAGCCAAAAATCCTCTGAAGAAAAGCGCCAAAACTTTCTTCGCAATGAATTGGAATGGATTCAGCGAGGACCGAGAGCCAGAGGGACAAAACAAAAAGCCCGTACACAACAATACTACGAAGTTCTTGAGCAGACACCGGATGCTGTAGAGGAAAACTTGGAACTCTCTTCTGCCAGCACTCGACTGGGTAAAACCGTGATTGAAATGGAGCACATTACACAGAGCTACGAAGAAACAGCTCCGCTCATTAAAGACTTTTCTTATATTGTGCTCCGGGATGACCGAATTGGCATCATTGGTCCCAACGGCATGGGAAAATCTACGTTGCTAAAACTCATGGCAAAGAAGCTTCAGCCGGATGAGGGCAGTGTGACAATCGGATCGACCGTGAAAATCGGATACTTTTCGCAGGACCATTCCGGTCTGCCAGCCGAGGCAAAGGCCATTGATTTTATCCGGGACGAGGCAGAGTACGTAGAAACAGCAGACGGTGAAACGATTTCCGCGGCGCAGATGATGGAACGCTTTCTGTTCCCGGGATACCTGCAGTACACACCAATCAGTAAGTTGTCCGGCGGTGAGAAGCGACGGCTGACCTTACTCCGCATGCTCATGTCAGCGCCTAACGTTTTGCTTCTCGATGAGCCTACAAATGACTTGGACATCCCGACTTTATCTGTCCTGGAATCCTATCTGTCCGACTTTTCTGGCGCAGTGATTGTTGTATCTCACGACAGGTACTTTCTTGACAAGGTGACCAAGAAAATCTTTGCGTTTGAAGGAAAAGATGAGGCAGGTACTGCTGTCATCAAAACCTACCTTGGGAACTTCTCGGATTACGTGGCGAAGAAGGAACAAGAGCCAGCGTCCAGGGTATCCCCAAAAGAACAACCCGCTGACAACACCGCAAAAGCCAAGCTGCACGAAGATCGCAATAAGCCTAAATTGAGTTTCAAGGAGCAAAAAGAGTATGAAGGGATTGAAGACCGGATTGCAGAGGTGGAATCCTCCTTGGAAGAAATTACGAAAGAGATGAATCGCGCGGGTTCGAATCACGGGAAATTACAGGAGTTGTACACCCAGCAACAAGAGCTCGAACAAAAATTGGATTACTTATTGGAACGATGGACGTATCTAAATGAAATTGTGGAGTCAATGGACTCATGA
- a CDS encoding MBL fold metallo-hydrolase, giving the protein MRLVVLGCWGGFPPAGGATSGYLVETKAGSILLDCGSGVLSQLSFYKPPFQVGAVILSHLHNDHVADLPVLQYALRTYARRGFAVNFPVPVYVPADADLSSLEHLEPEFKVIPVDTGTAYDILSARVTFAPTTHPVASNAVRLEEDGSVLVYSGDSEPDDNLTELALHADLLLCESTNVPESFHSSGRGHMGPIEAAQTAKSAQAKGLVLTHLPSDGDLLHARELARMAFAGPVELASVKSVYAVGEAE; this is encoded by the coding sequence ATGAGACTGGTTGTTCTTGGATGTTGGGGGGGATTCCCGCCTGCAGGAGGGGCTACGTCGGGGTACTTGGTAGAGACCAAGGCAGGCAGCATACTGCTTGACTGCGGCAGCGGTGTCTTGAGCCAGTTGTCCTTCTACAAGCCGCCATTTCAAGTTGGCGCAGTGATTTTATCTCATCTACACAACGATCACGTTGCCGACTTACCCGTTCTCCAGTACGCGCTGCGCACCTATGCAAGGCGCGGCTTCGCGGTGAATTTTCCAGTCCCAGTCTATGTACCTGCAGACGCAGATTTGTCGTCTCTAGAACACTTGGAGCCGGAGTTCAAAGTGATACCGGTTGATACGGGCACAGCCTACGACATCTTAAGTGCTCGAGTGACTTTTGCTCCAACCACACATCCTGTGGCGTCCAATGCGGTTCGTCTTGAAGAAGATGGTTCAGTCCTCGTTTATTCGGGTGACTCGGAACCTGACGACAATCTGACCGAACTTGCCCTTCATGCAGATTTGCTTTTGTGCGAGTCGACAAATGTGCCAGAAAGTTTTCACTCAAGCGGCAGAGGCCATATGGGACCAATTGAAGCTGCACAGACAGCTAAATCGGCGCAAGCGAAGGGATTGGTGCTAACCCATTTACCATCCGATGGCGATCTCCTTCACGCAAGGGAGTTGGCACGAATGGCTTTTGCTGGGCCAGTGGAACTGGCTAGTGTCAAGAGTGTCTATGCTGTGGGGGAAGCAGAATGA
- a CDS encoding heavy metal-binding domain-containing protein, with protein sequence MSNNNQGLPQHALERLQGLRSQGNPGGVFTSDLSVNEYLLVREAGFEPIGMVMGSSVYHIGVQVGRWGQNMEMDNLTQAMYHARELAMSRMEEEADELGADGIVGVRLTINRYEWGTDLAEFIAIGTAVVARPGTKLPDSPHGFRTFHNKPFTSDLSGQDFWTLLQSGYRPLSMVMGTCVYHVAHQGFLKSIAQVGQNQEQPNFTQALYDARELAMERMQTEAHEEKSEGIVGVRIDEGSYGWASHIIEFFAVGTAVIALRANHEIQTPNLVLSLNDK encoded by the coding sequence GTGTCTAACAATAACCAAGGTTTACCGCAACATGCTCTCGAGAGGTTACAAGGACTTCGAAGCCAAGGCAATCCAGGAGGTGTATTTACCTCAGACTTATCAGTGAACGAATACTTGTTAGTCCGCGAGGCTGGATTTGAACCAATTGGCATGGTCATGGGCAGTTCAGTTTATCACATCGGTGTTCAGGTGGGGCGTTGGGGACAAAACATGGAGATGGATAACCTTACGCAGGCTATGTACCATGCCCGTGAACTGGCCATGAGTCGGATGGAAGAAGAAGCTGATGAATTGGGAGCAGACGGCATTGTCGGCGTACGGCTTACGATTAATCGTTACGAATGGGGAACAGACCTCGCTGAGTTTATTGCCATTGGTACGGCAGTGGTGGCGAGGCCTGGAACAAAACTGCCTGATTCTCCACACGGCTTTCGCACCTTTCACAACAAACCCTTTACCAGTGACTTGTCAGGCCAAGACTTTTGGACACTGCTTCAGTCAGGCTATAGACCTCTGTCAATGGTGATGGGAACTTGCGTCTATCACGTGGCTCATCAGGGCTTCTTAAAGTCCATTGCACAAGTAGGGCAAAATCAGGAACAACCGAACTTTACCCAAGCCTTATACGATGCACGAGAACTCGCCATGGAGCGGATGCAGACGGAAGCGCATGAGGAAAAATCGGAAGGAATCGTGGGTGTTCGCATCGATGAGGGTTCCTACGGTTGGGCTTCTCATATCATTGAGTTCTTTGCTGTCGGAACCGCAGTCATTGCTTTGCGTGCAAATCACGAAATTCAGACGCCAAATTTGGTGTTGTCCCTGAACGACAAGTAA
- a CDS encoding M24 family metallopeptidase, translating into MSLFTVPEYESRLRKTKLLMEQRGIDVLLVTDPANMNYLTGYDGWSFYVHQMVAVFAEDAEPFWIGRKQDANGAKLTTWLDHRNILPYPEDYVQSDEHHPMDFVVDLLHQRRKAHASIGVEKDAYYFTAACSETLQQGLPDATFINATLLVNRVRIVKSPEEIGLMKNAARLVQKAMTIATQSIEVGARECDVAAKVYHAQIAGLEDIGGDYPAIVPLMPSGRKTSCSHLTWTDERYRDGDTVILELAGCYKRYHSPLARTLTLGKAPQAVQDLADVVVEGLEQAISAVKPGVTCADIDQVWRNVIEPRGYSKDSRLGYSVGMNYPPDWGEHTASIRKGDRTVLRPNMTFHMIAGMWTDDYGVEISETFCVTENGAQVLAAVPRRLFQNL; encoded by the coding sequence ATGAGTTTGTTTACAGTTCCTGAGTACGAATCAAGGCTGAGGAAGACCAAACTCCTGATGGAACAGCGAGGTATCGATGTATTGCTAGTGACCGACCCGGCCAACATGAACTATCTAACGGGCTACGATGGATGGTCGTTCTACGTTCATCAAATGGTTGCTGTATTTGCGGAAGATGCTGAACCGTTCTGGATTGGCAGAAAGCAGGACGCAAATGGTGCAAAACTGACGACGTGGCTAGACCATCGCAACATTCTCCCCTATCCAGAAGACTACGTACAGTCTGATGAACACCATCCCATGGATTTTGTAGTTGATCTCCTTCACCAGCGCAGGAAGGCACATGCCTCCATTGGCGTCGAGAAAGATGCTTATTACTTTACGGCAGCATGCAGCGAAACTCTGCAGCAAGGACTGCCTGATGCAACATTTATTAATGCCACTCTGCTTGTCAACCGAGTACGCATTGTAAAGAGTCCCGAAGAAATTGGGTTGATGAAAAATGCAGCACGTCTTGTCCAGAAAGCCATGACCATCGCGACCCAATCGATTGAAGTGGGCGCTCGGGAATGCGATGTTGCAGCGAAAGTCTATCACGCTCAGATTGCAGGACTAGAAGACATTGGCGGAGACTATCCAGCCATTGTTCCATTGATGCCGTCCGGCCGGAAGACTTCTTGCTCTCATCTGACGTGGACAGATGAGCGGTATCGAGATGGAGATACTGTTATTTTGGAGCTGGCGGGCTGTTACAAACGTTACCACTCTCCTCTCGCCCGGACACTCACACTAGGCAAGGCACCACAAGCCGTTCAGGACTTGGCTGACGTTGTGGTTGAGGGACTCGAACAAGCCATTAGTGCGGTCAAGCCAGGAGTCACGTGTGCAGACATTGACCAGGTTTGGCGAAATGTGATTGAGCCTCGTGGTTATTCAAAAGACTCGCGACTGGGATATTCAGTTGGGATGAACTATCCGCCTGACTGGGGTGAGCATACAGCCAGCATTCGCAAAGGGGATAGAACGGTGCTGAGACCCAATATGACGTTTCATATGATTGCAGGGATGTGGACGGATGATTACGGAGTGGAGATAAGTGAGACCTTCTGCGTTACAGAGAATGGCGCACAAGTTTTGGCAGCTGTTCCAAGACGTCTGTTTCAGAACCTGTAA
- a CDS encoding PQQ-binding-like beta-propeller repeat protein: MQAKKWRVFGFSVAASLAVVACAPGGAHNSSKTPANTANSGNKTESKSTANTASNSSNRSRSAPNSNSTTVGGAKTSSSVYTTPPDTGKGPLPGDLLIADRGNSRLLLVTPQKKIIWSMVIGKGNKKGASNRGPDDSFFTPDHKHIIINEEDNQQIDIIDIAQKKIVWHYGHPGVKGSKPGYLNTPDDAYELPNGLVSVADIGNRRILFINPKTKKIVKQFGTTYSSHRFIHNPPKYFDTPNGDTPVSHGDTLVTEINGSYADLMSPTGKLIYTVHLPNMSYPSDTQQLQNGNLLVVSYQKPGRVEEVTPKGKVVWTYYKTSGPGMLNHPSLALPLPNGNVVLNDDYNDRVVVINPKSNKIVWQYGHTGVSGTKAGYLNTPDGLDLAPGGIQIPTK; encoded by the coding sequence ATGCAGGCGAAGAAATGGCGAGTGTTCGGGTTTTCGGTGGCGGCTTCGCTGGCTGTTGTCGCATGTGCCCCAGGCGGTGCACACAATTCCTCCAAGACACCCGCAAACACAGCAAATAGTGGTAACAAGACAGAGTCTAAGTCAACGGCAAATACAGCTTCAAATTCCAGCAATCGATCTCGTTCAGCTCCGAACTCAAATAGCACTACAGTCGGAGGCGCAAAGACCTCATCATCTGTGTACACGACTCCTCCAGATACGGGCAAAGGCCCGCTGCCGGGTGATCTCCTCATAGCTGACAGGGGAAACAGCCGTTTGTTGCTTGTTACGCCTCAGAAAAAGATTATTTGGTCTATGGTGATTGGCAAGGGAAACAAAAAAGGCGCGTCCAACAGAGGGCCTGATGATTCCTTTTTCACACCGGATCACAAGCATATTATTATTAATGAAGAAGACAACCAGCAAATTGACATCATTGACATTGCACAAAAGAAAATTGTCTGGCACTACGGGCATCCTGGTGTAAAAGGCAGTAAACCTGGGTATCTGAACACGCCTGACGACGCCTATGAACTGCCGAATGGATTGGTTTCCGTAGCAGATATAGGAAATCGCCGTATCTTGTTTATTAATCCAAAGACGAAAAAGATTGTGAAGCAGTTTGGAACGACCTATTCAAGTCATCGGTTTATTCACAATCCGCCCAAATACTTTGATACACCAAACGGTGACACTCCTGTCTCTCATGGTGACACACTTGTGACCGAGATTAACGGAAGCTACGCGGACTTAATGAGTCCAACCGGTAAACTGATTTATACGGTACATTTGCCGAATATGTCATATCCGTCGGACACCCAACAACTGCAAAACGGAAATCTGTTGGTGGTATCTTATCAAAAGCCAGGACGTGTTGAAGAGGTGACTCCCAAAGGAAAGGTGGTTTGGACCTACTACAAAACATCAGGTCCGGGCATGCTGAACCATCCATCTTTGGCGCTGCCTTTACCGAACGGCAATGTTGTATTGAATGACGACTATAATGACAGAGTCGTCGTTATTAATCCCAAGTCCAATAAAATAGTGTGGCAATACGGGCATACGGGGGTATCAGGGACAAAAGCGGGTTATCTGAATACACCAGATGGTCTGGACTTAGCACCTGGCGGCATTCAGATTCCAACAAAGTAA